In the Haloferula helveola genome, one interval contains:
- a CDS encoding PSD1 and planctomycete cytochrome C domain-containing protein, producing the protein MKPALVILAGALPLSAPAEELTSEETKFFEQKIRPVLAKYCYECHAEGEKIKGGLRVDYRDGLIHGGDSGPAVVPGDPTKSLIYTAMAYQDPDYEMPPKKKLPDEIIEDFRKWIEMGAPDPRVPDKVVVQSEIDIEEGKKHWSFQAPKASPAPQVEDAGWPVSFVDSHILSGLEKEGLRPASDAAPDVLLRRLHFDLTGLPPSYGQIMAFAEAWAKDPEAAYSAKVEELLASEHFGERWGRHWLDVARYAESTGKEVNTSFPYAWRYRDYVIDSFNEDKPYDRFVMEQIAGDLLPAKYDEDWQEGLIATGFLAMGPKSLNQQNPRQFEADLVDEQIDATSQAILGLTVSCARCHDHKSDPIPTEDYYSIAGIFHSTKTYFGTVNAVATRRATKLLELPVSTDEPQGDISPEEYQALAEQLEEQRNQLRELVRSGARQGNLQQQVIRIRTTSAFLEERLGSYNPDGTKKSFAMGVQDHARPEDATVLIRGELDMPAQRVDRGFLQLLDFCEDECPPDASGRLELAQWLTSEENPLTARVMANRIWSKLFGQGIVTSPDNFGVSGNTPTHPELLDALALEFVKGEWSVKSLIRELVHSRTYRMASTWNAEAYRKDPGNALLWRMPVRRLDAEALRDAMLFASGQLDSQRPLGSVIGEAGHVGIGRAFNTERLDSYQDYRSVYLPIVRDALPSSLALFDGADANIVTGAREETNIPSQALYLMNNDFVLTQAKSMATRLMEHTDDKDEWIRMSFLLCYGRVPNGYEVSAANGFFAQFRFGQDDDLSVLTTYCHSLLAAAEFRYLN; encoded by the coding sequence ATGAAGCCCGCACTCGTCATTCTGGCCGGGGCGCTGCCCCTCTCTGCGCCTGCGGAGGAGCTTACCAGCGAGGAGACGAAGTTCTTCGAGCAGAAGATTCGTCCGGTGCTCGCGAAATACTGCTACGAGTGCCACGCGGAAGGAGAGAAGATCAAAGGCGGGCTTCGGGTGGACTACCGCGACGGCCTGATCCATGGCGGCGACAGCGGTCCGGCGGTGGTTCCGGGCGATCCGACGAAGAGCCTGATCTACACGGCGATGGCCTATCAGGATCCGGACTACGAGATGCCGCCGAAGAAGAAGCTTCCGGACGAGATCATCGAGGACTTCCGCAAATGGATCGAGATGGGAGCGCCGGATCCGCGTGTGCCCGACAAGGTCGTGGTGCAGAGTGAGATCGACATCGAAGAGGGCAAGAAGCACTGGTCCTTCCAGGCACCGAAGGCGTCGCCTGCGCCGCAGGTTGAGGATGCGGGATGGCCGGTCAGCTTTGTTGATTCCCACATTCTGTCCGGTCTTGAAAAGGAAGGCCTCCGTCCGGCTTCCGACGCCGCGCCCGACGTGTTGCTCCGGCGCCTTCATTTTGATCTGACCGGGCTTCCTCCGAGCTATGGCCAGATCATGGCATTCGCCGAAGCATGGGCGAAGGATCCTGAAGCGGCCTACAGCGCGAAGGTCGAAGAACTCCTCGCAAGCGAGCACTTTGGCGAGCGCTGGGGAAGACACTGGCTCGACGTCGCGCGCTATGCCGAATCGACCGGCAAGGAGGTGAATACGAGTTTCCCCTATGCGTGGCGCTACCGCGACTACGTCATCGACTCCTTCAACGAGGACAAGCCATATGACCGGTTCGTCATGGAACAGATCGCCGGTGATCTGCTGCCCGCGAAGTACGACGAGGACTGGCAGGAGGGCCTGATCGCGACCGGGTTCCTTGCGATGGGGCCGAAGAGTCTGAACCAGCAGAACCCGCGGCAGTTCGAGGCGGATCTTGTGGATGAGCAGATCGATGCGACCAGCCAGGCGATCCTCGGATTGACCGTGTCTTGCGCCCGTTGCCACGATCACAAGTCGGATCCGATTCCGACCGAGGACTACTACTCGATCGCCGGCATCTTCCACAGCACCAAGACCTACTTCGGAACGGTGAACGCGGTGGCGACCCGCCGGGCCACGAAGCTGCTCGAGCTCCCGGTTTCCACCGACGAGCCGCAGGGAGATATCAGTCCGGAAGAGTATCAGGCACTCGCCGAGCAGTTGGAGGAGCAGCGGAACCAGCTGCGGGAACTCGTGCGGAGCGGTGCCCGTCAGGGAAATCTCCAGCAACAGGTGATCCGCATTCGCACGACCTCGGCGTTTCTTGAGGAACGGCTGGGCAGCTACAATCCGGACGGCACCAAGAAGTCTTTCGCGATGGGTGTTCAGGACCACGCACGGCCCGAAGACGCGACAGTTTTGATCCGCGGGGAACTCGACATGCCTGCCCAGAGGGTCGACCGGGGATTTCTTCAGCTACTCGACTTCTGTGAAGACGAATGTCCGCCTGACGCAAGCGGACGTCTTGAGCTCGCCCAATGGCTGACGTCCGAAGAGAACCCGCTCACCGCCCGGGTGATGGCCAATCGGATCTGGAGCAAGCTGTTCGGGCAGGGAATCGTCACTTCACCGGACAACTTCGGAGTCAGCGGAAACACGCCGACCCATCCGGAGCTGCTCGACGCGCTCGCGCTCGAGTTCGTGAAAGGCGAGTGGTCGGTCAAGTCGCTCATCCGCGAGCTGGTGCACAGCAGGACCTACCGGATGGCATCGACGTGGAACGCCGAGGCCTACCGCAAGGATCCGGGGAATGCGTTGCTCTGGCGGATGCCGGTGCGCCGTCTCGACGCCGAAGCCCTTCGTGACGCGATGTTGTTCGCCAGCGGTCAGCTCGATTCCCAGCGTCCCCTCGGTTCGGTGATCGGGGAAGCGGGTCATGTCGGAATCGGGCGTGCCTTCAACACCGAGCGTCTCGACTCCTACCAGGACTACCGGTCCGTCTACCTGCCGATCGTGCGCGACGCATTGCCTTCGTCACTGGCCCTTTTCGACGGCGCCGACGCCAACATCGTGACCGGAGCACGCGAGGAGACGAACATCCCGTCTCAGGCACTCTATCTCATGAACAACGACTTCGTGCTGACGCAGGCGAAGTCGATGGCGACACGCCTGATGGAACACACCGACGACAAGGACGAATGGATCCGGATGTCCTTCCTTCTCTGCTACGGGCGCGTCCCGAACGGATATGAGGTGTCCGCTGCCAACGGCTTCTTCGCGCAGTTCCGTTTCGGTCAGGACGACGACCTTTCGGTGCTTACCACCTATTGCCACAGCCTGCTCGCCGCCGCCGAGTTCCGCTATCTCAATTGA
- a CDS encoding dihydrodipicolinate synthase family protein, whose amino-acid sequence MSSSNKEVFRGTIPALMTPCSETGVPDFDALVQTGKDLIAEGMDAVVYCGSMGDWPLLTDEQRQEGVKRLADAGVPVIVGTGAPSTRQAAAHAAHAQEVGAVGLMVIPRLLSRATSVPAQRDHFNAVFKAGSELPAVIYNSPYYGYETKADLFFQLRDANPNLVGFKEFGGAAAMTYAAEYITSGDPDLILMVGVDTQAYHGFVRCGAYGAITGVGNALPKEILRFVELCKRAAAGDAQARKYAAELEEALTVLSRFDECADLVLYYKGLMVLEGHSAYQHQLNATDRLSPSQDAFLKDQWQLFRSWWSNWAGAKD is encoded by the coding sequence ATGAGCTCCAGCAACAAAGAAGTATTCCGCGGCACCATTCCGGCTCTTATGACCCCCTGTTCGGAAACGGGCGTCCCGGACTTCGACGCCCTCGTCCAGACCGGCAAGGACCTGATCGCGGAAGGGATGGATGCTGTCGTTTACTGCGGTTCGATGGGGGATTGGCCGTTGCTCACGGATGAGCAACGTCAGGAAGGCGTCAAGCGCCTCGCGGATGCGGGTGTGCCGGTAATCGTTGGGACTGGAGCGCCGAGCACCCGTCAGGCCGCCGCCCACGCCGCCCACGCGCAGGAAGTCGGCGCCGTCGGCCTGATGGTGATTCCGCGTCTGCTTTCCCGCGCCACGTCCGTTCCGGCCCAGCGCGATCACTTCAATGCCGTGTTCAAGGCCGGTAGCGAGCTGCCCGCGGTCATCTACAACAGCCCCTACTACGGTTATGAGACCAAGGCGGACCTGTTCTTCCAGCTTCGCGACGCGAACCCGAATCTCGTTGGGTTCAAGGAATTCGGCGGAGCTGCCGCGATGACCTACGCCGCCGAATACATCACCAGCGGTGATCCGGATCTTATCCTGATGGTCGGTGTCGACACGCAAGCCTACCATGGCTTCGTCCGTTGCGGCGCCTACGGTGCGATCACCGGTGTCGGCAACGCGCTGCCGAAGGAGATCCTGCGGTTCGTCGAGCTCTGCAAACGGGCCGCTGCCGGCGATGCCCAGGCCCGCAAGTATGCCGCCGAGCTTGAAGAGGCACTGACCGTTCTCTCGCGCTTCGACGAGTGCGCCGATCTGGTTCTCTACTACAAGGGTCTGATGGTGCTCGAAGGGCACAGCGCCTACCAGCACCAGCTGAATGCGACCGACCGCCTTTCTCCGAGCCAGGATGCCTTCCTCAAGGACCAGTGGCAGCTGTTCCGCTCGTGGTGGTCGAACTGGGCGGGTGCCAAGGACTGA
- a CDS encoding DUF1501 domain-containing protein: MFPPQLYTRREILKSVSSGVGYLAFAALAHQQARAEAVAGGKPLDPKLPHFKARAKRVIFLSMQGAPSHIDTFDYKPQLAKDHGKAGRTAGARGGTLMGSKWEFKQRGKSGLWISELFPNVARMADELCMLNGMHTDIPNHPQAQVQMHTGSFQFVRPSLGAWTLYGLGTENANLPGFVALNPGAGNAQHIGSAFLPAIYQGTPFGNGGRRRFARGGNQEVRIPNIKNPNLTKDQQRAQLDFIQKLNEEKLRREQHQPGVEGVIESYELAFRMQDELPELMDINRESKETLDLYGIDGSETDGFGRQCLLARRFAEEGVRFVELTHGNWDHHRNLSQDLPARCREIDKPIAGLLEDLKRRDMLKDTLVVWAGEFGRTPHAQGGDGRDHNNKGYTTWMAGGGVKGGFSYGATDEYGYEAVDGRLHIHDWHATILHALGLDHEKLTYRHAGRDFRLTDVHGNVAHDIFA, encoded by the coding sequence ATGTTCCCGCCCCAGCTCTATACACGCCGCGAAATTCTGAAGTCCGTTTCGAGTGGTGTTGGTTATCTCGCATTCGCGGCGCTCGCCCACCAGCAGGCCCGCGCCGAAGCGGTGGCAGGCGGCAAGCCGCTGGATCCCAAGCTGCCGCATTTCAAGGCGCGGGCGAAGCGGGTGATCTTCCTTTCGATGCAGGGCGCGCCGTCCCACATCGATACCTTCGACTACAAGCCGCAGCTTGCGAAGGATCATGGCAAGGCCGGGCGCACGGCGGGCGCGAGGGGCGGAACCTTGATGGGCTCCAAATGGGAGTTCAAACAACGGGGGAAGAGCGGGCTCTGGATCTCGGAGCTGTTTCCGAACGTCGCGAGGATGGCGGACGAGTTGTGCATGCTCAACGGGATGCACACGGACATTCCGAACCACCCGCAGGCCCAGGTGCAGATGCACACCGGCAGCTTTCAGTTTGTGCGCCCGTCGCTCGGGGCGTGGACTCTCTACGGGCTCGGCACCGAGAACGCCAATCTTCCGGGTTTCGTCGCGCTCAATCCCGGTGCGGGCAACGCCCAGCACATCGGCAGCGCGTTTCTCCCGGCGATTTACCAAGGAACCCCGTTCGGCAATGGCGGAAGGCGGCGTTTCGCGCGGGGCGGAAACCAGGAGGTGAGGATTCCGAACATCAAAAACCCCAATCTGACGAAGGACCAGCAACGCGCCCAACTCGACTTCATTCAGAAGCTGAACGAGGAGAAGTTGCGTCGCGAGCAGCACCAGCCCGGAGTGGAAGGGGTGATCGAATCGTATGAGCTGGCGTTCCGCATGCAGGACGAGCTGCCGGAGTTGATGGACATCAACCGCGAGTCAAAGGAGACGCTGGATCTTTACGGTATCGATGGCAGCGAGACCGACGGCTTCGGTCGGCAATGCCTGCTGGCCCGCCGATTTGCGGAGGAGGGAGTGAGGTTCGTCGAACTGACCCATGGCAACTGGGACCATCACCGCAACCTGTCGCAGGACCTGCCTGCGCGTTGCCGGGAGATCGACAAGCCGATCGCCGGCCTCCTGGAAGACCTCAAGCGTCGCGATATGCTGAAGGACACGCTGGTTGTGTGGGCCGGTGAGTTCGGTCGGACGCCGCACGCGCAGGGCGGCGACGGACGGGATCACAACAACAAGGGCTACACCACGTGGATGGCTGGGGGCGGGGTCAAAGGTGGCTTCTCCTACGGTGCGACTGACGAGTATGGCTACGAGGCGGTGGACGGCCGCCTGCACATCCATGACTGGCACGCGACCATCCTCCATGCCCTCGGTCTCGATCACGAGAAGCTGACCTACCGGCATGCCGGCCGCGACTTCCGTCTGACGGATGTTCACGGAAACGTGGCTCACGACATCTTCGCGTAG
- a CDS encoding GNAT family N-acetyltransferase produces the protein MKPWHIRPLEERDHPAAVELLALLNPEIPTPVVAERFERILDEHPHYQAFGGFAGDEMVALAGAWVATKVWCGRYLEIDNIVVSPDHRSGGYGSRMIQHLEALAKEELCEIIVLDSYTSNHASHRLYHRLGFEIFGFHFVKSVPQTP, from the coding sequence ATGAAACCATGGCACATCCGGCCCCTCGAGGAGCGAGACCACCCTGCGGCGGTTGAACTGCTCGCACTTCTGAATCCGGAGATCCCTACCCCAGTGGTCGCCGAACGCTTCGAGCGCATCCTCGACGAGCATCCGCACTACCAGGCTTTCGGTGGCTTCGCCGGTGACGAGATGGTGGCGCTGGCGGGCGCATGGGTGGCCACCAAGGTCTGGTGCGGCCGCTACCTCGAGATCGACAACATCGTGGTCTCCCCCGACCACCGCTCTGGAGGCTATGGAAGCCGGATGATCCAGCACCTCGAAGCTCTCGCAAAAGAGGAACTCTGCGAGATCATCGTTCTCGACAGCTACACTTCGAATCACGCATCCCACCGGCTGTATCACCGGCTCGGATTCGAGATCTTCGGCTTCCACTTCGTCAAGTCGGTGCCCCAGACGCCGTGA
- a CDS encoding sulfatase, with product MTRPFAFLCLIAGLAGVLPASEKPNVLVIAIDDLNDYISPLDNHPGIKTPNFERLAERSVTFSNAHCAAPACHPSRVAVMTGVHPVKSGLYRNLFGAHGPRWRHESPVLEDAVVLSQHFRNHGYRAVGGGKIFHTLQWTKGDSQNDPDAWDDYRGDPLDPISADWPRPAFVRTRKQDDGFVGKRPLGHHLFGAAPVELSEEQGDGAVVDWAIRQMNHEADEPLFLAVGLFRPHIPWEVPQQWFDLYPEESVQLPAHREDDLDDAHSHGRESWHAWVKANRQWKHLMRGYLASISYVDHQLGRLLDGLDASPMAKDTIVVLWTDHGFHIGEKENWEKFALWEQTTRVPLFISAPGVSKDGERTRQPTTLTDLYPTLCELAGLPVPEQCTGASVVPQLKAPGKVDDRVSLTSYVFRGPGGKPSHGVSDTKFRYIRYADGFEELYDLEKDRNEYLNLATDPEFSGIKAGFSARLPKVVAPDVDVARDSPYHRPAKRK from the coding sequence ATGACCCGACCTTTCGCATTCCTTTGCCTCATCGCCGGCCTCGCAGGCGTTCTTCCCGCCTCGGAAAAGCCCAACGTCCTGGTCATCGCCATCGATGATCTGAACGACTACATCTCACCGCTCGACAACCATCCCGGGATCAAGACCCCGAATTTCGAGCGTCTTGCCGAACGTTCGGTAACCTTCAGCAACGCCCACTGCGCGGCCCCCGCCTGTCATCCGTCGCGTGTCGCGGTGATGACCGGCGTGCACCCGGTGAAGTCCGGATTGTATCGGAATCTCTTCGGTGCCCATGGGCCGAGATGGCGTCACGAGTCTCCGGTTCTCGAGGATGCCGTGGTCCTGTCGCAGCACTTTCGGAATCACGGGTACCGTGCTGTCGGAGGAGGGAAGATTTTCCACACCTTGCAGTGGACGAAGGGTGACTCGCAGAACGATCCCGATGCGTGGGACGACTATCGCGGCGATCCCCTTGATCCGATCTCGGCCGATTGGCCCCGCCCGGCATTTGTCAGGACAAGGAAGCAGGATGACGGCTTCGTCGGAAAACGTCCGCTCGGTCACCATCTGTTCGGCGCGGCTCCGGTCGAGCTGTCGGAGGAACAGGGAGACGGTGCGGTCGTCGATTGGGCGATTAGGCAGATGAATCACGAAGCCGACGAGCCTCTCTTCCTCGCCGTCGGTCTGTTCCGACCGCACATCCCCTGGGAAGTCCCGCAACAGTGGTTTGATCTTTATCCGGAGGAGTCGGTGCAGCTTCCGGCACACCGCGAAGACGATCTCGACGATGCTCACAGCCATGGGCGGGAAAGCTGGCATGCGTGGGTGAAGGCCAACCGTCAGTGGAAGCATCTGATGCGGGGTTACCTGGCCTCGATCAGCTACGTCGATCACCAGCTTGGCCGTCTTCTCGACGGTCTTGATGCCTCACCGATGGCGAAGGACACAATCGTCGTTCTGTGGACCGACCACGGATTCCACATCGGAGAGAAGGAGAACTGGGAGAAGTTCGCGCTGTGGGAGCAGACGACACGCGTGCCTCTCTTCATTTCCGCACCCGGAGTTTCCAAGGACGGAGAGCGGACGCGCCAACCGACGACCCTCACCGATCTCTATCCGACCCTGTGCGAACTTGCCGGGCTTCCTGTTCCCGAGCAATGCACCGGGGCTTCCGTTGTCCCGCAACTTAAGGCACCCGGGAAAGTGGATGACCGCGTCTCGCTGACCTCGTATGTCTTCCGCGGCCCGGGCGGCAAGCCGTCGCACGGAGTCAGCGACACCAAATTCCGCTACATCCGCTACGCCGACGGTTTCGAGGAGCTCTACGATCTCGAGAAGGACCGCAACGAGTACCTGAACCTTGCAACGGATCCGGAGTTTTCCGGGATCAAGGCGGGGTTTTCAGCTCGACTGCCGAAGGTGGTCGCCCCCGACGTGGATGTGGCGAGGGACTCGCCCTACCACCGGCCGGCGAAGAGGAAGTAG
- a CDS encoding HAD family hydrolase has protein sequence MKAVLFDVYQTLLSGRRVERPDGPLREVITRFGLELDPDQSPSERLREEFRRDHARSEHSHPEVDIRDCWRRIFPSLSDPDAFALAAEQAVHPVLPMQGAREAIRRLHDRGCRLGIVSNAQAYTTPLLKEHLGPEWSLFEPSICAFSYRFGFAKPNPGLFRAAIEPLLSTGIPPEEILMIGDSPTNDIVPAQSLGIRTHLFRDWSDFRRDYDL, from the coding sequence ATGAAAGCGGTTCTGTTCGACGTGTATCAGACGCTTCTCTCGGGGCGCCGCGTAGAGAGGCCTGACGGTCCGCTCCGGGAAGTGATCACCCGCTTCGGCCTTGAACTCGATCCGGACCAATCGCCAAGCGAACGGCTCAGGGAAGAATTCCGACGGGATCACGCCCGTTCCGAGCATTCCCATCCGGAGGTCGACATCCGCGATTGCTGGCGCCGGATCTTCCCTTCTCTCTCCGACCCGGATGCTTTCGCTCTCGCCGCCGAGCAAGCCGTGCATCCGGTCTTGCCGATGCAGGGAGCCCGGGAGGCGATTCGGAGGCTTCACGACAGGGGCTGTCGTCTTGGAATCGTCTCCAACGCGCAGGCTTACACGACTCCCTTGCTGAAGGAACACCTCGGCCCGGAATGGAGTCTCTTCGAGCCATCGATTTGCGCCTTCTCTTACCGCTTCGGATTCGCCAAGCCGAACCCGGGACTCTTCCGCGCTGCTATCGAACCACTTCTCTCAACCGGCATTCCGCCCGAAGAGATCCTGATGATCGGAGACTCGCCGACCAACGATATCGTTCCCGCGCAGTCGCTGGGCATCAGAACTCATCTGTTCCGCGATTGGTCGGACTTCCGCCGCGATTACGACCTCTGA